The window GCTGTAACTTCTAATTTTTGAGTAACAGGCGCCCGATCGAGCGACTCGACTTTTAGTTGCAGAGGTTCGGGAATCTCTACCGGGTTAGCTACATCTATTTCTTGACCGTCGGTAGCTTCATCCTGCGTTAAGCCTGCAACTTCTGCAACTTCTGCAACAGTTGGCACAGATTCTGCGACTTCTGTGGCGGCGGCTGCAACTTCCGCTGCTGCTGTCTGAGCAACTTCTGTTTCAGGTTGCTGCTGTTTTTGAATATTTTTGTAAGCAGCTTTCGCCCAATTGAGATAATCCTCAGCTACAGCGGGGGAACTTTCCTCAACTGCTGCATCTGTTTTAGGCTCAACCGGTGCTGATTTTGCCGGTTCATCTTGGGGCCCAGGGGTGGGAGTTTCTGGTTCAGAAGATCCGCTTTCGCTGTACTGGCGACGAAACCAATTAAAAACCATAGAAGTTAAATGGGGAATAGATTAAGAGTCATTAGTCAGCAGTCATCAGTCCTTAGTGTAGAGCGGATTGCGGATTGTAGATTGCCGATCGCTAATGACCCATAACCCATGACTGATGGCTAATCACTAATAGACTTCTGGCATAAATCGTTTGATCGATCGGTCAACCGCAGATGTAATGCAGACAAGCGCAGATAAACGCAGATAATTTTCCGAGATTTTTGGCATGAGTGCAAGAAGTCTAATCACCAATCACCAATCACCAATGCCCAATGCCCAATGCCCAATGCCCAATGACCAATGACCAATGACCAATGCCCAATGCCCTGTTTGCCCAATGCCCAATGACCAATGACCAATGACCAATGACCAATGACCAATGCCCAATGCCCAATGCCCTGTTTGCCCAATGCCCAATGCCCAATGAGCAATGCCCAATGCCCAATGCCCAATGCCCTGTTTGCCCAATGCCCAATGACTACTGACTACTGACTACTGCATTGATTTTATCGACGACTCGGCGGAGGACTCCGTTGATAAACCGATGTCCTTCCTCGCCGCTGTAGCGTTTTGCGAGTTGGACGGCTTCGTTGACGCTGACTTGTTCGGGTAAGCCGAGATAGAGGATTTCGGCGATCGCGATTCTCATGATATCTCGATCGATCCGGGCGAGCCGATCGATTTGCCAGTCTACGAGGGCTTCGGAGAGCAATTCGTCAATTTGAACGCGATTGGCGCTGACTTTGGTCAGAATTTGCAAAGCATAAGTGCGGACATCTTGCTGGTTGGCTAGCTGGATCAGTTCTGGAAACTCCATTGCTGAACCGAGACGGTTAATGGCGGTTTGGGTGAGTTCGATGGCTTCGCGCACCATTGCTCTAGCACTTTGGATGTCGGCGGCGCGGATTTCGCTCGCTAGCAGTTTGTCGCTACCCCGCTGCACTTCGGAGGCTGCTGCTTCTAGGGATTCTTGAACTTCTGTTGTCAGGGTGCGGATGGCTGCGAGGAGAACATCTTGCAGTTTCTTGGCTTCTAAGAGTTCTGGATTCGCGGGTAGTTGGCTGATGCCGAGGAGTGCGAGTTCGCGTGAGGTTTCGCGGGATTTTTTCATAGTTTTTAGATAAAAATTGGGAGCTTAGGAATTTGGGAATTGTTGAGATTGCGAGCGTGTTGGTTGAGTCCGATCGCACAGAACATCGACAACAAATATGACGATTGCTTCGCCCCTGCGGGCTGGCAATTACACAAATAAGTCGATCGGTCTCGGACGTTGGTTGAAAGCATAGACTTGGACTTTAGCAGAAAACCTCGCAAAAAACCTGCCCTCACTCACGATTGTTTCTGGGCAGGTTTTGGACAAATATTATCGGTTACTGGGAAAGTTGAGTATTTCCAACCCGATCGAGCTCGATCGGCTTGGGTTAGTGCGGGTGGTTGTGTTGATTTAATCTTCTTCGACTGGGACAGGGTGGTATCTTGGTTCGGATCTCAAGGGTTCGAGTGTTTTTCCCGGGATGGTGTCGGCGGTGACTGCAACTGAGTTGCTGGGGTTGACGATGCCACCGGAGATGACCACTTTAAACGCATCTTCGATCGACATTGACAAGTTGACTACATCTGCTTCGGGGACTATAGCGTACCATCCGGTGGTGGGGTTGGGTGTAGTGGGAATGAAAATACCGATCGGGCTTTCGCCGGAAAGATGAGACGGGATGTCGTTACTCTCGATCGTACCGGTGACAAATGCTAAAGTCCAAATTCCGCGCCGCGGATACTCTACCAACACTACGCGGCGAAACTTGTCATTAGATTTGAGGATAGTTCCCAGCAGTTGTTTGAGAGTTTTGTAAACCGAACCTGCTAGGGGAATTGCCTGCAACAAACGTTCGCCAAAGTCTAGCAGCCACTTCCCGAAGATGTTGCGGGCCATTAAACCGATGACTAAAATGCTCAGCAGGGGTACAGCCAGCCCTACTAAGAGATTTAGCAGATTTACCAAAATCGGGTGGAGTCCGTCAAAAGGGTTGATCTGCTTGGGAATTTTCGTCAGAAAGTTGATCACCCAACTGGCTACGGTAATTGTCAGCCAGATGGTGGTAGCTAATGGTATAACTACCAGCAGACCTGCGATCAGGTCGTTTTTTAAGTCTTGTTTGATGCGTTGGAGCACGGCGGGTCAAATCTCCTCGTAACTGGCTGCAAGAACCTAATTGACACTCCCCAGCTATCGAGGCGTGGGGATTCTTGCTTCTACGAATCGACTTGCCGATGCAGAATTACTTCAACATCGGTAGCGGTCAATTCTCCACAAGCGTTCAGGGTATTACCCCAAGTTCCGGTATGCCCTACCGTACTTAATCCCCGACTTAGGATGTTTCTAGCCGCATTCCAATCTCTATCCATCACACATCCACAACTACAGACGTGGGTTCTTGTTGATAGACTTTTTTTCACAATTGTTCCGCAGTTAGAGCATTCCTGGCTTGTTCCATTGGGCGAAACGGCAATCGTGATTCTTCCGAATACTTTGCCGAAATACTCCATCCAAATTCGGAACATATACCAAGAAGCATCGTTAATGGATTTTGCTAAGCAGTGATTCTTCACCATGTTTTTGATCCTCAAATCTTCGTAGGCTACACAGTCGTTGGACTGGATCACGTATCTTGCTAATTTCACAGCAAAATCTTTACGTTGCCTACTTATTTTGAGGTGGCGCTTGCCTAGAATCACTCTAGCTTTACCTCTGTTTTTGGAGCCTTTGACGCGCTTGGAAACACGCCTTTGAGACTTCTTTAGTCTGCGTTCTCCCTTGCGGATAAATCGTGGGTTCTCTACTGCAACACCGTTAGAGTCGGTGTAGAATTCTTTCAACCCTACGTCTAATCCAATGGAATTTCCAGTTATTTCTATATTCTCAGAGCGGTCAACTTGAATGCAAAATTGGACGTAATGCCCATCTGCACGTTTTACTAATCGTACTCGTTTGATTTGAGTAATTTGGTAAAAGTGCAAGTCGCGCGTCCCTTTTAGCTTCAGTTTCCCAATCCCTTTTTGATCGGTAAATGAGATGGATTTTCGGTCATTTGCCAATTTCCAGCCGCTAGTTTTATATTCAACTGAGCGGTTGTTTTTCTGGAATTGTGGAAATCCTTTTTTGCCGGGAACCTTCTTTTTACAGTTGTCGTAGAATCGGGTGATTGCTGACCATGCTCTTTCGGCGCTTGACTGTCGAGCCATGCTATTCAATTCATTACAAAACGGGAATTCTTTTGCTAGGATAGCGCTATACTTGTTTAAGTCAAATTTGTTGACTTTTTCGTTGTCCATCCAGAAGCGCAATGCTTTGTTGCGAATGAACTGGACTGTCTTAATCGCTTCGTCAATTGCACTGAATTGCTGTTGTTTTCCGTATGCTTTGAATTCAAAAACTAGCATGGCATGATTTCGACCTCATCACGATATTCTTACTCTAGCCCCGTTAGACTAAGATCGTCCTTCTCTGTTACAAGTTTTTACACTAAAGCCGTCTTGAAAGACGGGGTTTTAAACCCATTTCTTTGATAAACTTGAGACTAAAGCAACTGCACGGGCTTTACTGAAAGTCACTGGGGACGATCGTGTTTTCTTGTCCTCAACCCTATCCTTTCCTGAACGGCAGAGTTAGGGTTCGGCGCTGCTGTACCTATATTTTAAAGAATTATTGCAATTTAGCGCTGATTTTTAATATATGGGGGCTGTCCGACAACTCACCTTACTGTATATTTTAAAACACTTTGGCTCTGACTCAATCAATCAACAGGCTGATGCTGCCTGCCCCGGAGTCTGCGTGTAGCGAGCCTCGCGATCGAATTTTCTGTAATTTGAGGCGTCGGCGCAGTTCGTTCTACCCCTGTCAGCGCTAGTTCTGCGGGTTGATAGCTGTTACCTGCTGCATCATGGTTAGGAGCGCTTGTCTGCCGTGGCATTATTTTTTTTACTAAAATGACTCGATGTCTTCACAAAACTATATCTTTCGATAGATGCGGTTTGATATTAATTATTTATAAATAATTACTTGACAATAGTAAGAATATGTAATACATAAATCTTCGCCAAGTTTCAAGTGTAGCACGGTAGGGAAATCCGGCCAAAAGTCAAGAAGAAAAACTTGTAAATTGAGTTTATGGCACAGGAGCGATCGCAATTTGGGAAATCAAGCCAGAATTTGAGCGAATTTGCGATCGAGCAGACAGGGCAAACGATATAAAATTAACTCGGCTATTATTACAAACAAATAATCTGGCAAACGAGTAGCCGGTAGTTGTGGGAAATGGCGAAAGTAGAGGGAAAGCAAGGGCGCCAGCCATCGAATCAGACTCGGGATTCATCAGGCTGCAACCACCAAAAGCCTAGAGTAGAAGCTAGTATTGAGATGTAAATTCTGAACAAATGCCACCGATTAATGTTTACCATTTTTTAATGCGATTCCCAACACCAGACTTTTTGGGGCGGTACTTAAACTGCCGCAGCAATGATATTGTGTGTCCCTTAACTGATATTTAAATAAAAGGAATTTTTGTGAAAACGCTGAATATCCTCTTAGTAGAAGACAGTCCCCAAGATGCCGAATTGATTGAGGCATATCTGATGGATGGCGGTCTCGAATTTTCTTTGCTGTGCGTGGAAACTCGCGAAGAGTTTGTAGCAGCACTGGACAAACAGTGTTTTGATATTATTTTGGCAGATTATATGCTGCCTTGTTTTAACGGGATAGTGGCACTGTCGATCGCCCGCGCTACTTGTCCGGGAGTGCCGTTTATTTTTGTGTCGGCTACTTTGGGCGAGGAAGTGGCGATCGAAACTTTGAAAAGCGGCGCTACAGATTACATTCTCAAACGCCGTTTGACGCGCCTGGTGCCTTCGATCGAGCGGGCACTGCGAGAAGTTAAAGAGCGGCTAGACCGCCAAGCAGCTCAAGCGCAGCGGATCGAGAGCGAAGCCAGATTTCGGATGATGGCAGATACCGCACCGGTGATGATTTGGATGTCGGATACCGATCGGTGTGGCGATTACTTTAACAAAGTTTGGCTGCAATTTACGGGTAAAACTTTAGCCCAAGAAGTCGGCAGCGGTTGGATGGAAAACTTGCACCCGGATGATTTGCCAGAATATTTAGAGGTTTGCTGTCAAGCCTTTGACGATCGCACAGAGTACCGGCTCGAATACCGCATGAAGCGCTATGACGGGGAATATCGCTGGGTGGTGAGTACGGGCGTACCCCGTTACAGGCCCGATCGCACTTTTGCAGGCTACATCGGTTCTTGCATCGACATTAGCGATCGCAAACTGGCAGAACAAGAACGCGTTGCTGCTTTGTCAAGCGAACAAGCAGCTCGCAAGCAAGCAGAAGAAACAGCTCAAGCGCTACTATCGGCAAACGCTCGAATTACTAACATTCTCGAAAGCATTACCGACGCTTTTGTCGCCTTCGATTCCAACTGGAAATTTACCTATATTAACCACAAAGCTCAAGAGCTTTTTGGCAACGTACAAGCGGAACTGTTTGGAAAAAATGTTTGGGAAATCTATCCTTGGGCAGTCGATTTACAGTCTTACAAAATCGCCACCAAAGCATTAGCAGAAAAGCTGACGGTCGAGTATGAAGAATTCGTGCCGTTATGCAATAAGTGGCTGAAGGTGCGTTTTTATCCTTCTGATTCAGGTGTGTCTGCTTACATTCAAGATGTTACAGATCGCAAGCAAGCAGAAGCTGCACTCAAAGCTAGTCAAGAAAAGCTGAGAATGTTGGCAGAATCTAACTTGATCGGAATTCTCTTCGGTGATGTTGACGGTGGTATCAGTGAGGCAAATGACGAATTTTTGCGGATGGTTGGCTACAGGCGGGAACAGTTGCAGCGTGGGGAACTCCGCTGGATTGACATCACACCGCCTGAGTACATACCGCTGGACGAAATCGGCATCGCAGAGGCCAAGGCAGAGGGCGTTTGCACTCCTTACGAAAAGGACTACATTCGACTCGATGGCAGCCGGATTCCGGTGTTGGTCGGGTATATCTTGCTGGGGGAAAAGCGGCAAGAATCTGTGGCTTTTATTCTCGATTTGACGGTTCGCAAGCAGTTGGAAAAAGAACTGCACGATCGAGCCCAGGAATTGGCACGGGCGAACCGGATTAAAGATGAGTTTATCGGAACTTTGTCCCACGAATTGCGGACGCCGTTGAATGCGATGCTGGGATGGGCGCAACTGCTTCGCCACCGCAAGTTTGATGAAAAAACGACTGTTAAGGCTCTGGAAACGATCGACCGCAATACGCGCTCGCTGGGGACGTTAATTGAGGATTTGCTGGACGTATCGCAGATTATGACCGGCAAACTGTCGCTGAATTTGCGGTGGGTAGATTTGATTTCGACAGTTGAAGGCGCGATCGAAACTCTCGCCCCCGCGATTGGGGCAAAAAATATTGAGCTTGTGACTGAGTTCGACCAAAATGCGGGGCGGATTTTTGGCGATTCGGGCCGCTTGCAGCAGGTGGCGTGGAATTTGCTGTCGAATGCCATTAAGTTTACTCCTGAGTGCGGACAGGTGAGGGTAGCCCTGCGGAAAGTGGAGGGGGCGGTGCCGGCTGTCCAATTCGCCTGCTGTGACAATGTGTCGCCAGCTAGTGTGGAAATTGAGGTTAGCGACACGGGACAAGGGATTGCGACAGAGTTTTTGCCACACGTTTTCGAGCGCTTCAGCCAAGCTGACAGCTCTATGGCGCGATCGTACAACGGATTGGGTTTGGGTTTGGCCCTGGTGCGCCATTTTGTCGAACTGCACGGGGGGACAGTGCAAGCGGAATCGGCTGGAAAGGGACAAGGAGCGAGGTTTTTGGTAAGATTGCCAGTTACACAGCCAATGAGCGACGGATTTTCTGTTGCTTCTTCCAAAGAGTTCAGGCTTCGAGAAACCCCGGCTAGAGTTGCTGTAAATGAGTTGTTTGTCAGCAGCAACCTTCGGGGAGTAAGGGTTTTAGCGATCGATAGCGACTCCGATTCCCTGGATTTTGTGCGTACAGTGCTCGAAGATTGCGGCGCCGAGGTGGAGGTGGCTGTCTCGGGAATCGAAGCTTTGGAGGCGATGGCGCGGGTGAATCCTGATGTGTTGGCGATCGATGTCGGGATGCTGTCGGAAAATGGAGAAGCTCTGATCCAGCAAGTGCGATCGCAAGCTGAAAACAAAGAAATTCCGGCGGTGGCGTTTACGGTGGCTGGTAGGGTACAGGAACGGGTATGGGCGCTGCGCCAAGGTTTTCAACTTCACCTGTCTAAGCCTGTCGATCCTGCTGAGTTGGTGGCTGTGGTGGCAAGTTTGGCGGGACGATCGACAGTTGACAGCTTGCCCCGAGCGGAGTCGAGGGGTTGACAGCTCTTTGGGTTGACAGTTGACAGTTGACAGTTGACAGTTGATAGAAGGAACAGTTGACAGTTGACAGTTTGCCGCTTGCTCGCTTGCGAAAGAGAACGGTTAATATCGTTTATGCTCGATTAAGTAAGCTGTCCTACATTTAAATTGTATGTCAAAAATCGCTTAAACACTCTTGTGGGACGTTGCTCTGAGCATCGTCCCGAATATACAATTTAAATAAGCTACAGCTTACCCTCACAAAAATTGTTTGTAGTCCCCCTTTGATTCGTAAAATGCTGCGGACGCCAGGACGCACTACGAACCGTTTGTATTTGGGTTTATACTGTTTATCTGTAACGGATTTTGTTTTGATTCATCAGGTTATTTAGCTCCGCACCCGATGTGATGGTCGCTAAGCTGTCGCGCATTTAAATTGGGAATTCGGAACGGGCTAGAAGCCCATTCCACTCATTCTTTGATTTTTTTTGATATGCAATTTAAATGCAGAACAGCTTATTGCTAAATCAATACGCACAAGCATTGTTTTGTACTAAAAAATTGGACAAGCTATATAATAATAAATCTCAATTCCTCAAATATCAAATAAATTGACTGTGTTTTGCAAATTAGAAGATTTGCATTTCTGGCGGTAAAGCAATTTTGGAAGCTGCGAGCTAACGCTTTTTGATGTTATATTTTTGATTGAATCTACTAAGATTTTTGACCGTATAACTCGTGCAATTCAAAATTGCACGAGTTCAATCTTCTTCGGTGCTATGCTTTGAAACCCACTCATTTATGCCTTCATCCGAAATAACGTACCGATAGTGAGTAGAGCCTCGAATAATTACTTTTATTTTTTTGGCACTGATTTTTTCACTCTCAATAGTTAGGCATCCGTGCCCGGTTTCTTGCCAAGCCTGCATTAGCAAGCTCTCGATTTTGGAAAACAGGCTGCTGACGGAAGTTTCGGTGCTTTCTGGTTTTCGTGCCATATTATATTGCTTGAGATACAAGTTTACCGACTATTGCCTCCCTAGGCGCTGGCCTC of the Microcoleus sp. bin38.metabat.b11b12b14.051 genome contains:
- a CDS encoding PAS domain S-box protein, encoding MKTLNILLVEDSPQDAELIEAYLMDGGLEFSLLCVETREEFVAALDKQCFDIILADYMLPCFNGIVALSIARATCPGVPFIFVSATLGEEVAIETLKSGATDYILKRRLTRLVPSIERALREVKERLDRQAAQAQRIESEARFRMMADTAPVMIWMSDTDRCGDYFNKVWLQFTGKTLAQEVGSGWMENLHPDDLPEYLEVCCQAFDDRTEYRLEYRMKRYDGEYRWVVSTGVPRYRPDRTFAGYIGSCIDISDRKLAEQERVAALSSEQAARKQAEETAQALLSANARITNILESITDAFVAFDSNWKFTYINHKAQELFGNVQAELFGKNVWEIYPWAVDLQSYKIATKALAEKLTVEYEEFVPLCNKWLKVRFYPSDSGVSAYIQDVTDRKQAEAALKASQEKLRMLAESNLIGILFGDVDGGISEANDEFLRMVGYRREQLQRGELRWIDITPPEYIPLDEIGIAEAKAEGVCTPYEKDYIRLDGSRIPVLVGYILLGEKRQESVAFILDLTVRKQLEKELHDRAQELARANRIKDEFIGTLSHELRTPLNAMLGWAQLLRHRKFDEKTTVKALETIDRNTRSLGTLIEDLLDVSQIMTGKLSLNLRWVDLISTVEGAIETLAPAIGAKNIELVTEFDQNAGRIFGDSGRLQQVAWNLLSNAIKFTPECGQVRVALRKVEGAVPAVQFACCDNVSPASVEIEVSDTGQGIATEFLPHVFERFSQADSSMARSYNGLGLGLALVRHFVELHGGTVQAESAGKGQGARFLVRLPVTQPMSDGFSVASSKEFRLRETPARVAVNELFVSSNLRGVRVLAIDSDSDSLDFVRTVLEDCGAEVEVAVSGIEALEAMARVNPDVLAIDVGMLSENGEALIQQVRSQAENKEIPAVAFTVAGRVQERVWALRQGFQLHLSKPVDPAELVAVVASLAGRSTVDSLPRAESRG
- a CDS encoding transposase; this encodes MLVFEFKAYGKQQQFSAIDEAIKTVQFIRNKALRFWMDNEKVNKFDLNKYSAILAKEFPFCNELNSMARQSSAERAWSAITRFYDNCKKKVPGKKGFPQFQKNNRSVEYKTSGWKLANDRKSISFTDQKGIGKLKLKGTRDLHFYQITQIKRVRLVKRADGHYVQFCIQVDRSENIEITGNSIGLDVGLKEFYTDSNGVAVENPRFIRKGERRLKKSQRRVSKRVKGSKNRGKARVILGKRHLKISRQRKDFAVKLARYVIQSNDCVAYEDLRIKNMVKNHCLAKSINDASWYMFRIWMEYFGKVFGRITIAVSPNGTSQECSNCGTIVKKSLSTRTHVCSCGCVMDRDWNAARNILSRGLSTVGHTGTWGNTLNACGELTATDVEVILHRQVDS
- the nusB gene encoding transcription antitermination factor NusB, with amino-acid sequence MKKSRETSRELALLGISQLPANPELLEAKKLQDVLLAAIRTLTTEVQESLEAAASEVQRGSDKLLASEIRAADIQSARAMVREAIELTQTAINRLGSAMEFPELIQLANQQDVRTYALQILTKVSANRVQIDELLSEALVDWQIDRLARIDRDIMRIAIAEILYLGLPEQVSVNEAVQLAKRYSGEEGHRFINGVLRRVVDKINAVVSSQ
- a CDS encoding DUF502 domain-containing protein; the encoded protein is MLQRIKQDLKNDLIAGLLVVIPLATTIWLTITVASWVINFLTKIPKQINPFDGLHPILVNLLNLLVGLAVPLLSILVIGLMARNIFGKWLLDFGERLLQAIPLAGSVYKTLKQLLGTILKSNDKFRRVVLVEYPRRGIWTLAFVTGTIESNDIPSHLSGESPIGIFIPTTPNPTTGWYAIVPEADVVNLSMSIEDAFKVVISGGIVNPSNSVAVTADTIPGKTLEPLRSEPRYHPVPVEED